The following coding sequences lie in one Arachis ipaensis cultivar K30076 chromosome B05, Araip1.1, whole genome shotgun sequence genomic window:
- the LOC107643338 gene encoding cation/H(+) antiporter 17-like, translating into MGSNSTGCPAGMKATSNGVFQGDNPLDYALPLAILQICMVVLLTRLLAFLLKPLRQPRVIAEILGGILLGPSALGRSSAFLNAVFPSKSLTVLDTLANIGLLFFMFLIGLELDPKSLVSKTGKKALAIALAGITFPFVLGIGTSFALRATISQGVDKAPFFVFMGVALSITAFPVLARILAELRLLTTEVGRMAMSAAAVNDVAAWILLALAIALSGSDSSPLVSVWVLLSGCGFVICCALVLPPIFRWMSRRCSEGEAINESYVCATLATVLAAGFVTDTIGIHALFGAFVVGVVLPKEGPFAAALVEKVEDLVSGLFLPLYFVSSGLKTNVATIRGLRSWGLLLLVIFNACFGKIVGTIVVSFFCRVPFQESLALGFLMNTKGLVELIVLNIGKDRKVLNDQTFAIMVLMAIFTTFITTPLVIAVYKPAKRMAKSDYKYRTVKRKNPDTQLRLMVCFHSTRNIPSMLNLIEASRGTEKREGLCIYALHLMELTERPSAILMVHKTRKNGLPFWNNNHSNANQIVIEFEALKQLSRVSIRPMTSISSIPNIHDDVCACAESKRVAMVILPFHKHQRVDGTWETTRSEFRWVNKKVLEHAPCSVGILVDRGLGGSTHVTASNVSSSITMLFFGGNDDQEALAYALRMAEHPGINLTIVHLIVRSEDVGDIVSVVDINDNASSSTDEMLLSEVKAKKSSSVKFEERVVKSLGEIIEVVGEYSRGCNLFVVGRVPKGHVAVTLNNVKCECPELGPLCNLLTSPELLSTSASVLVVQHYHALCSNG; encoded by the exons ATGGGTTCAAATAGTACAGGATGTCCGGCGGGCATGAAAGCGACGTCGAATGGGGTGTTTCAGGGAGACAATCCGCTTGACTACGCACTCCCTCTTGCAATCTTACAAATCTGCATGGTGGTTCTTCTTACTCGCCTCCTAGCATTCCTTCTTAAGCCACTAAGGCAGCCACGCGTGATTGCAGAAATTCTGGGTGGAATATTGCTTGGTCCATCAGCTCTAGGACGCAGCTCTGCTTTTCTGAACGCCGTGTTCCCATCCAAGAGCCTAACGGTCTTGGACACTTTGGCCAACATTGGCTTacttttcttcatgttcttgataGGACTGGAACTCGACCCGAAGTCCCTCGTTAGCAAAACAGGAAAGAAAGCTCTTGCCATTGCCCTTGCTGGGATCACATTCCCCTTCGTCTTGGGAATCGGGACATCTTTTGCACTTCGAGCAACAATCTCGCAGGGAGTCGATAAAGCACCTTTCTTTGTGTTCATGGGAGTCGCTCTCTCCATCACCGCCTTCCCCGTCCTGGCACGCATCTTGGCTGAGTTGAGGCTGCTTACCACTGAGGTTGGACGGATGGCCATGTCAGCAGCGGCTGTTAATGACGTGGCAGCGTGGATTCTTCTCGCCCTTGCGATTGCGCTCTCTGGCTCTGACTCTTCTCCACTTGTCTCCGTGTGGGTCCTCTTGTCCGGATGTGGCTTTGTAATCTGTTGCGCACTTGTTCTTCCTCCCATCTTCAGATGGATGTCTCGGCGCTGCTCTGAAGGCGAAGCCATCAACGAGTCCTACGTCTGTGCCACGTTGGCAACGGTCTTGGCAGCTGGTTTTGTCACTGACACCATTGGAATCCATGCTCTGTTTGGGGCatttgttgttggagttgttctTCCCAAGGAAGGCCCTTTTGCGGCTGCTCTTGTTGAGAAGGTTGAGGATCTTGTCTCTGGTCTCTTCCTTCCGTTGTACTTTGTGTCCAGTGGACTCAAGACAAATGTTGCCACCATTCGTGGCCTCAGGTCCTGGGGGCTCCTTCTTTTGGtcatattcaatgcttgcttcgGTAAGATTGTTGGTACCATTGTCGTCTCCTTCTTTTGTAGGGTACCTTTTCAAGAATCATTGGCTCTCGGCTTTCTCATGAATACTAAGGGCTTGGTGGAGCTCATCGTCCTCAACATCGGTAAAGATAGGAAG gTATTAAATGACCAAACATTTGCAATTATGGTGCTGATGGCTATCTTCACAACATTCATCACCACGCCTTTGGTAATTGCAGTTTATAAACCGGCCAAGAGAATGGCAAAATCGGACTACAAATACAGAACAGTTAAGAGGAAAAACCCGGACACTCAACTGCGACTGATGGTGTGTTTCCACAGCACAAGGAACATCCCTTCAATGCTAAATCTGATCGAAGCCTCGCGCGGCACTGAAAAAAGGGAAGGCCTTTGCATATACGCATTGCATCTCATGGAGCTCACTGAGAGGCCTTCTGCTATATTGATGGTCCACAAAACCAGAAAGAATGGCCTACCCTTTTGGAACAACAACCATTCTAATGCGAATCAAATAGTGATTGAGTTTGAGGCTTTGAAGCAGCTAAGCAGAGTGTCGATTCGCCCCATGACTTCAATCTCATCCATCCCCAACATTCACGATGACGTATGCGCTTGTGCTGAGAGCAAGAGGGTTGCAATGGTAATTCTTCCATTTCACAAGCACCAAAGGGTTGATGGAACGTGGGAAACAACAAGAAGTGAATTCAGGTGGGTGAATAAGAAAGTTCTCGAGCATGCACCCTGCTCTGTGGGGATCTTGGTGGACCGGGGGCTTGGTGGGAGCACCCACGTGACAGCAAGTAATGTTTCATCTTCAATTACCATGCTCTTCTTTGGAGGCAACGACGATCAAGAGGCTCTTGCTTATGCTTTGAGAATGGCAGAGCATCCTGGTATCAACCTCACCATAGTGCACTTGATAGTAAGGTCCGAGGATGTTGGAGACATTGTCAGTGTCGTAGATATAAACGACAACGCATCATCATCAACGGATGAGATGCTGCTTTCTGAGGTCAAAGCAAAAAAGAGCTCATCCGTAAAGTTTGAAGAGAGAGTTGTGAAAAGCCTCGGTGAGATCATTGAGGTGGTTGGAGAGTACAGCAGAGGATGCAATTTGTTTGTGGTTGGTAGGGTGCCCAAAGGACACGTGGCGGTCACTTTGAACAATGTCAAATGCGAGTGTCCAGAATTGGGGCCACTATGCAACTTGTTAACCTCTCCGGAACTGCTCTCAACTTCAGCCTCGGTTTTGGTCGTGCAACACTATCATGCTCTATGCTCTAATGGATAA